A genome region from Arachidicoccus soli includes the following:
- the cysS gene encoding cysteine--tRNA ligase, which yields MELKVYNSLTRQKEIFVPLTPGYVGMYVCGPTVSGESHLGHARPYITFDVVNRYLQHLGYKVRYVRNITDAGHFEEEGKEAEDKISSKAFLEKLEPMELVKKYTDLFHWGMQEFNTLSPSIEPTATGHIVEQIVMIEKIIADGYAYEANGSVYFDVEKYNQDFSKQNMPYGILSGRVLEEMMESTRELDNQDEKRNKADFALWKNAPPEHIMRWKSPWGEGFPGWHIECSAMSNKYLGAEFDIHGGGMDLQFPHHECEIAQSVVCNHKIPARYWMHNNMITINGRKMGKSYNNVIKLTELFSGQHPALEQAYHPMVIRFFILQTHYRSTLDFSNEALKAAEKGLRRLLEANEALQNFSFATVETPIDKELDDRANSLLTAFEEFMNDDFSTAKVLANMFEIVPVINGIKDKHIATDALSSSTISSLKEKMNIYIKDILGLKDITENKGEQLRGAIQLLIEMRKEAKAKKDFVNSDKIRNELAALGIILKDEKDGNMSYSFQ from the coding sequence ATGGAACTAAAAGTTTATAATTCGCTTACGCGGCAGAAAGAAATATTCGTACCCCTCACGCCAGGATATGTTGGCATGTATGTTTGTGGCCCTACTGTAAGTGGCGAATCACATTTGGGTCATGCAAGACCATATATTACATTTGATGTGGTAAATCGCTACCTACAACATTTAGGCTACAAGGTGCGTTATGTGCGCAACATCACAGACGCCGGTCACTTTGAAGAAGAAGGGAAAGAAGCGGAAGACAAGATTTCTTCAAAAGCTTTTCTGGAAAAACTGGAACCAATGGAATTGGTAAAAAAATATACTGATCTTTTTCATTGGGGCATGCAAGAGTTTAATACACTTTCGCCAAGTATAGAACCTACTGCAACAGGACATATTGTAGAACAAATTGTAATGATTGAAAAAATCATTGCAGATGGGTACGCCTACGAAGCCAATGGTTCAGTTTATTTTGATGTAGAAAAATATAACCAAGATTTTTCTAAGCAGAATATGCCTTATGGAATTCTAAGCGGAAGGGTTTTGGAGGAAATGATGGAGTCTACACGTGAATTAGATAATCAGGATGAGAAAAGAAATAAAGCAGACTTTGCTTTATGGAAAAATGCACCTCCAGAACATATTATGCGTTGGAAAAGCCCTTGGGGAGAAGGTTTCCCTGGCTGGCATATCGAATGTTCTGCTATGAGCAATAAATATCTGGGCGCAGAATTTGATATCCACGGAGGGGGAATGGATTTGCAATTTCCACATCACGAATGCGAGATAGCGCAAAGCGTTGTTTGCAATCACAAAATTCCTGCCCGTTACTGGATGCACAATAATATGATTACCATCAATGGTCGGAAGATGGGTAAAAGTTATAATAATGTGATTAAGTTGACCGAACTCTTTAGTGGTCAGCATCCTGCATTGGAGCAGGCTTATCACCCAATGGTAATTCGTTTTTTTATTTTACAAACACATTATCGCTCTACTTTAGATTTTAGCAACGAGGCTTTAAAAGCAGCAGAAAAGGGTTTGAGAAGATTATTAGAGGCAAACGAGGCATTGCAAAACTTTTCTTTCGCTACGGTCGAAACGCCTATCGATAAAGAGCTTGATGATCGTGCAAATAGTCTTTTGACTGCGTTCGAAGAATTTATGAATGATGACTTTAGCACAGCAAAAGTATTAGCAAATATGTTTGAAATTGTGCCTGTTATCAATGGCATAAAAGATAAACATATTGCAACTGATGCTTTAAGCTCCAGCACCATTTCTTCTTTAAAAGAAAAAATGAATATTTACATAAAAGATATACTTGGCTTAAAAGATATTACCGAAAATAAGGGAGAGCAACTGCGTGGAGCCATTCAATTATTGATAGAAATGCGAAAAGAAGCCAAAGCGAAAAAAGATTTTGTGAACAGCGATAAAATTAGAAATGAATTGGCAGCATTAGGTATTATATTGAAAGATGAAAAAGATGGGAATATGAGTTATAGTTTTCAATAA
- a CDS encoding phosphocholine-specific phospholipase C yields MSNSRRDFLKNAAILSGAAGLTNVLPLSIKKAAAINAKPGTTFYDAEHIVFLMQENRSFDHMFGRLKGVRGFNDPRTKTVPDGNKVWIQKDKKGNAHAPFHIDINKTKITWQGGLPHGWVDQSAARNHGKYDNWIPEKSSMTMGHYDRSDVPFYYALADAFTICDHNFCSSLTGTTPNRLFFWTGNIRPELSGDNIATVNNSQAESRDDVFVDWSTFPELLEDNDISWKVYQNELWTSDLKDDTDYWLGNYGDNALEYIRRNNVRLSAYFRKNGDKSVKPHLTPKQVTERYNRLTQRQKNLVDKCFSTNIDDEDYLTLTPFSFTNDEGKEQTVNIPKGDIFKQFRSDVDKGTLPTVSWLVAPQSFSDHTSTPLYGTWYVSQALDILTKNPEVWKKTIFILNYDENDGYFDHLPPFVVPKPGDADAGKISEGIGTDSDYENKDDTPIGLGYRVPMIIASPWSKGGFVNSQVFDHTSCLMFLENFLKKKTGKELLSPNISSWRRNICGDLSSIFRPYNGEKIPLPGFEKKDAVITNIQNAKNKPKQVVPAPLTEGEIDIINRFLSLAQENATLLPQQEKGTKPACALPYQLFASCEINSVKDKVILQLTSSKLSVGAPFNAYTQNSYKGEKGKTWAYAVRSGDTIEDIFEIDKFENGQYNICLNGPNGFYRKFEGSKKDAAIRVQALYEERGFLNKRPTGNIHLIIENKEPTTCAITLIDNAYKMQVQNHSIDSNEKKEIIIQLKKSSGWYDFTVKISGSNTFCQQFAGHVETDEVSTTDPFMGGELA; encoded by the coding sequence ATGAGTAACAGTAGAAGAGATTTTTTAAAGAATGCAGCCATACTTTCTGGTGCAGCCGGTTTAACAAATGTATTGCCGCTTTCTATTAAGAAAGCAGCAGCAATCAACGCAAAACCTGGTACTACTTTTTATGATGCTGAGCATATTGTGTTTTTAATGCAAGAAAACCGTTCATTTGACCATATGTTTGGGCGTTTAAAAGGAGTGAGAGGGTTCAATGATCCGCGGACAAAGACAGTTCCGGATGGCAATAAAGTTTGGATACAGAAGGATAAAAAAGGAAATGCTCACGCCCCTTTCCATATTGATATTAATAAAACGAAAATTACCTGGCAGGGTGGCTTACCGCATGGGTGGGTCGATCAGAGTGCTGCAAGGAATCATGGCAAATATGACAATTGGATACCTGAAAAATCTTCCATGACCATGGGGCATTATGACCGGTCAGATGTTCCTTTTTATTATGCTTTAGCAGATGCATTTACTATTTGTGACCATAATTTTTGCAGCTCGCTAACGGGAACCACTCCAAATCGGTTATTTTTCTGGACAGGAAATATCAGACCAGAGCTAAGTGGTGATAATATTGCAACAGTAAACAATTCGCAAGCAGAATCCCGAGACGATGTTTTTGTTGACTGGAGTACATTTCCGGAGCTTTTAGAAGATAACGATATTAGCTGGAAAGTTTATCAAAACGAGTTGTGGACAAGTGATTTAAAAGACGATACCGATTATTGGTTGGGTAACTATGGGGACAATGCATTAGAATATATTCGAAGGAACAATGTCAGGCTTTCCGCTTATTTTAGGAAAAACGGGGATAAATCTGTAAAGCCGCATTTAACACCAAAACAGGTTACAGAGAGGTATAATCGGCTCACCCAAAGGCAGAAAAATCTTGTTGATAAATGTTTTTCGACCAATATTGATGACGAAGATTATTTAACATTAACGCCTTTTAGTTTTACGAATGATGAAGGAAAGGAGCAAACAGTAAATATTCCAAAAGGGGATATTTTTAAACAATTTCGCAGCGATGTAGATAAGGGCACTTTACCAACTGTTTCTTGGTTGGTGGCACCGCAAAGCTTCTCCGATCATACAAGTACACCATTATATGGCACTTGGTACGTTTCGCAAGCGTTGGACATCCTTACCAAAAACCCGGAAGTATGGAAGAAAACGATTTTCATTTTGAACTATGATGAGAATGATGGGTACTTTGATCACTTACCACCTTTTGTCGTTCCTAAACCAGGAGATGCGGATGCCGGAAAGATTTCAGAAGGAATAGGTACGGATTCTGATTATGAAAACAAGGACGATACCCCGATTGGTTTAGGCTATCGTGTGCCAATGATTATTGCGTCTCCTTGGAGCAAGGGGGGATTTGTAAATTCTCAAGTTTTTGATCATACTTCTTGTTTGATGTTCTTAGAGAACTTCTTGAAAAAGAAAACCGGAAAAGAATTGCTTAGCCCGAATATAAGTAGTTGGAGGAGAAATATATGTGGCGATCTTAGCTCAATTTTTCGGCCTTATAACGGCGAAAAAATTCCTTTGCCGGGTTTTGAAAAAAAGGATGCGGTTATTACAAATATTCAAAACGCAAAAAACAAACCCAAACAGGTGGTGCCGGCACCTTTAACAGAAGGTGAAATAGATATTATAAATAGGTTCCTCTCTTTAGCACAAGAAAATGCGACGCTTTTACCGCAACAGGAAAAAGGTACAAAGCCGGCTTGCGCATTGCCATACCAGTTGTTTGCGTCTTGTGAAATAAATAGTGTAAAAGATAAGGTAATTTTACAATTGACATCTTCAAAACTTAGTGTGGGAGCACCCTTCAACGCCTATACGCAAAATAGTTACAAGGGTGAAAAAGGAAAGACTTGGGCTTATGCTGTTAGGAGTGGAGATACAATTGAAGATATCTTTGAAATAGATAAGTTTGAGAACGGTCAGTACAATATCTGCTTAAATGGGCCAAACGGGTTTTATCGGAAGTTTGAAGGAAGTAAAAAAGATGCGGCTATTCGTGTACAGGCACTCTATGAAGAGCGGGGATTTTTAAATAAAAGACCCACAGGAAATATTCATTTAATTATTGAAAACAAAGAACCTACAACCTGTGCTATAACACTGATAGATAATGCTTACAAAATGCAAGTGCAGAACCATAGCATCGATTCGAACGAGAAAAAGGAAATTATTATCCAATTAAAAAAATCTTCTGGCTGGTATGACTTTACTGTGAAAATAAGCGGCAGTAATACTTTCTGTCAGCAATTTGCTGGGCATGTAGAAACCGATGAGGTTTCTACAACCGATCCGTTTATGGGGGGTGAGTTGGCTTAA
- a CDS encoding endonuclease/exonuclease/phosphatase family protein: MAFKFIRKLTRGIFLIPTILLAILFVAACLASELNPEKWWFVAFLSLLLPYLILLLLFAFIFWLFAKPKAALIPLLALLIGWRQIKVIFSYHIFSSFNNDIKATNAIRIISWNVGSMYGLSHNKDKRMHDRKEIANTIIGLSPDIICLQEFNNSETQGKEANNVELFSKDYPYYFFSKDLDKHNGFYQSGSIIFSKYPIIDSVKIKYPKGISESFIYVDILRKKDTIRIFNVHLQSYKFSPQDYDDIAQIKSQSDSTIKASISLMNKMQLAFSRRGVQADMIQKYSDSSRFKSILCGDFNDVPGSYAYFKIRGSRQDAFLKKSWGIGRTYYSIAPTLRIDYIMPDKDFTVNQFDIVDEDLSDHLLLASDIVLNPKK, from the coding sequence ATGGCTTTCAAATTTATTCGTAAACTTACCCGGGGTATTTTTTTAATACCCACTATCTTGCTGGCAATTCTATTTGTTGCTGCTTGTTTGGCATCCGAGTTAAACCCGGAAAAGTGGTGGTTTGTAGCATTCCTGAGTTTATTATTGCCTTATCTTATCTTGCTTTTACTGTTTGCCTTTATTTTCTGGCTATTCGCAAAACCAAAAGCTGCGTTAATTCCTCTATTAGCCTTACTAATAGGCTGGCGGCAAATAAAAGTAATATTCTCCTATCACATTTTCAGTTCTTTCAATAACGATATAAAAGCTACCAATGCAATTCGTATTATAAGTTGGAATGTAGGAAGCATGTATGGGTTAAGTCATAATAAAGATAAGCGCATGCATGACCGCAAAGAAATTGCCAATACTATTATCGGGCTCTCGCCGGATATTATTTGCTTACAAGAATTCAACAATTCGGAAACACAGGGCAAAGAAGCTAATAATGTTGAGCTTTTTTCAAAAGACTATCCCTACTATTTCTTCTCAAAAGATTTGGACAAACACAATGGCTTTTATCAGTCAGGAAGCATTATTTTTTCAAAATATCCCATCATAGATTCTGTAAAAATTAAATACCCTAAAGGAATTTCTGAGAGCTTTATTTATGTAGATATTTTGCGCAAAAAAGATACCATACGCATTTTTAATGTGCATCTTCAATCATATAAATTTTCACCGCAGGATTATGATGATATTGCCCAAATAAAGAGCCAATCAGATTCCACAATAAAAGCATCTATCAGTTTAATGAATAAAATGCAGTTAGCCTTTTCGCGACGTGGTGTGCAAGCAGATATGATACAAAAATATAGTGACAGCAGTCGTTTTAAAAGCATTCTCTGTGGCGACTTTAATGATGTTCCGGGATCCTATGCTTATTTTAAAATAAGAGGCAGTCGACAAGATGCTTTTTTAAAGAAGAGCTGGGGCATCGGCCGCACTTATTATTCAATCGCGCCCACCTTACGCATTGATTATATCATGCCCGATAAAGACTTTACAGTCAATCAGTTTGATATTGTAGACGAAGACTTAAGCGATCATCTTTTATTGGCTAGTGATATAGTTTTAAACCCCAAAAAATAG
- a CDS encoding glycoside hydrolase family 35 protein, translated as MKKLVLSLIALITLCCTYTFAQKAKHTFEIKNGSFLYDGKPIQIHSGEMHYSRVPHQYWRQRLEMIKAMGMNAVTTYVFWNFQEPAPGIWDFKGDRDIAQFVKIAGEVGLHVIIRPGPYVCAEWEFGGYPWWLQKVPGMEIRTYNQPFLDSCNTYIHKLAGQLKDLQITHGGPIIMVQAENEFGSYVAQRQDIPLKQHKEYSMAIKNELVKNGFDVPFFTADGSWLFKGGSIDGVFPTANGEGNVKNLRKVVNEYNKGEGPYMVAEFYPGWLDHWGESFVRTSIKSVVKQTETYLKDTISFNFYMIYGGTNFGFTSGANYSGDHPIQPDLTSYDYDAPISEAGWATPKYDSIRAIMKKYVSYNIPEVPKAIPVIAIPSIQLNKSVDLFNNIVSHIQPIIADTPMTFEGLNQGYGYVLYRKHFTQPISGKLDLKGLRDYALIYVNGKKVGELNRQANKFSMNIDIPFNATLDILVENMGRINYGGEIVHNLKGIISPVIIEGNEITGDWEMYKLPMSEAPDLSKQSNSYTAGNPAIYEGSFKLSKLGDTFLDMSKWGKGIVFVNGHNLGRYWKLGPQQTLYLPGCWLNKGKNTIEVFEQQNDIKQTEISGITTPILDKLNLPQEDKN; from the coding sequence ATGAAGAAACTTGTCTTGTCTTTGATAGCGCTCATCACGCTATGTTGTACTTACACATTTGCCCAAAAAGCAAAGCATACATTTGAAATTAAAAATGGCTCTTTCTTATATGACGGCAAGCCTATTCAGATTCATTCCGGAGAAATGCACTATTCGCGTGTACCACATCAGTATTGGCGTCAACGTTTGGAAATGATTAAAGCCATGGGTATGAACGCAGTAACGACTTATGTCTTTTGGAATTTTCAAGAACCCGCACCCGGTATTTGGGATTTCAAAGGTGATAGAGACATCGCGCAATTTGTAAAAATAGCCGGCGAAGTTGGTTTACATGTGATCATTCGTCCAGGTCCTTATGTTTGTGCTGAATGGGAGTTCGGCGGTTATCCTTGGTGGTTGCAAAAAGTACCCGGCATGGAGATCCGCACCTATAATCAACCTTTCTTGGATAGTTGTAATACCTATATTCATAAATTGGCCGGTCAATTGAAAGACCTGCAAATCACACATGGCGGCCCCATCATTATGGTACAAGCCGAAAACGAATTTGGTTCTTATGTGGCGCAACGACAAGACATTCCTTTGAAACAACACAAAGAATATAGTATGGCTATCAAAAATGAGTTGGTAAAGAATGGCTTTGATGTGCCGTTTTTTACTGCCGATGGCAGCTGGTTATTCAAAGGTGGTAGCATCGATGGTGTTTTCCCTACAGCAAATGGAGAAGGAAATGTCAAGAACTTAAGAAAAGTTGTGAACGAATATAACAAGGGTGAAGGCCCTTATATGGTTGCTGAATTTTATCCTGGTTGGCTAGATCATTGGGGTGAAAGCTTTGTAAGAACTTCTATTAAATCTGTGGTTAAACAAACCGAAACCTATTTAAAAGATACCATATCATTTAACTTTTATATGATATATGGCGGAACCAATTTTGGTTTTACAAGTGGCGCCAACTACTCAGGCGACCATCCCATACAACCAGACCTTACAAGCTATGATTACGACGCGCCTATTAGCGAAGCAGGCTGGGCTACACCAAAATATGATTCTATTCGCGCCATTATGAAAAAATATGTTTCTTACAATATACCAGAAGTGCCCAAAGCCATCCCTGTCATTGCAATACCTTCTATTCAATTAAATAAATCAGTTGATTTGTTTAATAATATTGTTTCGCATATTCAACCTATTATTGCTGATACACCCATGACCTTTGAAGGTTTAAACCAAGGTTATGGATATGTTTTGTATAGAAAGCATTTTACACAACCCATCAGCGGAAAGCTTGATTTGAAAGGCTTACGCGATTACGCGTTGATATATGTGAACGGTAAAAAAGTGGGTGAATTAAATCGTCAGGCAAATAAATTTTCAATGAACATTGATATTCCATTCAATGCTACTTTAGATATCTTGGTAGAAAATATGGGGCGTATAAATTATGGTGGCGAAATCGTACACAATTTAAAAGGCATTATTTCTCCTGTAATAATTGAAGGCAATGAAATCACCGGCGATTGGGAAATGTATAAACTACCCATGAGCGAAGCACCCGATTTATCAAAACAAAGTAATAGTTATACTGCAGGTAATCCTGCGATTTATGAAGGCTCTTTTAAGCTTTCAAAACTAGGCGATACTTTCTTGGATATGAGCAAATGGGGCAAAGGAATCGTTTTTGTAAACGGACACAACCTGGGGCGTTACTGGAAACTGGGACCACAACAAACTTTATATTTACCGGGTTGCTGGTTAAACAAAGGCAAGAATACTATTGAAGTTTTTGAACAACAGAACGATATAAAACAAACTGAAATAAGTGGTATAACTACGCCAATTCTTGACAAATTAAATTTACCTCAAGAAGACAAAAACTAA
- a CDS encoding heavy metal translocating P-type ATPase: MDETIDWKVEGMSCTNCALSVEKLLKSKGAQNVSVNFIGGEVSFNKPDNTSLLSIEKEINQLGYHVANSSTEVKSQQVKKLFKNHLQRFLFCLIFTIPLWLHMFIHATILMNEWWQLALTIPVFIVGMDFFGKSGWRSLRKGVPNMNVLVAVGAIASFGYSLYGTFSGNPESFMFYETTATIITLVFMGNWLEDRSVQQTRAALNSLVVSQKIQANMIVYGENHEEHILPVDSKSLKTGDLILIKSGEYVPMDCKILSGSASVDESILTGESLPIEKTQGNNLIGSSIVTDGNVKAYVTAVGKETVLQSILKMVKEAQAEKPPMQQLADKISAIFIPTVLGIAVLCFLGNYFVADYSFSTSLLRSVAVLVIACPCAMGLATPAAIAVGLGRAAKHGILFKNARSLEVFKDIRQIVFDKTGTLTTGEFSISNFSVIGNVSEDDFKRIIFSMEKFSNHPIAKTITKNWKTSHTYIWKKIEEIKGIGLKAEDKDGNIFWAASYKKAKGLTPELSHNIYLIKNDLLLGWIDVQDKIRPEVQDVVNQLHRSGLKTILLSGDSEQKCTAIAKQIGIDVFYAEQTPEQKLEKITALNADLPTAMVGDGINDAPALAKATIGISLSDASQIAIQSAQVILMNDGLKSLPLALGLGKHTYSTIKQNLFWAFAYNIVAIPVACFGLLSPSFAALAMGFSDIILGFNSIRLRWKNVS, encoded by the coding sequence ATGGATGAAACTATAGATTGGAAAGTAGAAGGAATGTCTTGTACGAACTGTGCACTTTCGGTAGAAAAACTTTTAAAATCAAAAGGTGCACAAAATGTATCGGTCAATTTTATCGGAGGGGAAGTCTCATTTAACAAACCAGACAATACAAGTTTATTATCTATTGAAAAAGAAATCAATCAATTAGGCTATCATGTGGCCAATAGCTCTACTGAAGTAAAATCTCAGCAAGTCAAAAAGCTATTTAAAAACCACCTTCAACGATTTTTATTCTGCCTTATTTTTACCATACCGCTTTGGTTGCACATGTTTATACATGCTACAATACTAATGAATGAATGGTGGCAGCTGGCTTTAACGATTCCGGTTTTTATAGTTGGAATGGACTTCTTTGGAAAAAGCGGGTGGCGCAGTCTGCGAAAAGGCGTCCCTAATATGAATGTACTCGTTGCAGTGGGGGCTATTGCTTCATTTGGATATAGTTTATATGGAACCTTTTCAGGCAACCCCGAAAGTTTTATGTTTTATGAAACCACTGCCACAATTATTACATTAGTTTTCATGGGCAATTGGTTAGAAGACCGGTCAGTACAGCAAACAAGAGCTGCGCTCAACAGTTTAGTGGTTTCTCAAAAGATACAAGCCAATATGATTGTATATGGCGAAAATCATGAAGAACATATTTTACCAGTAGATAGTAAAAGTCTAAAAACCGGAGATTTAATTCTAATAAAGTCCGGAGAGTACGTGCCCATGGATTGCAAAATTTTATCCGGCAGTGCCAGCGTGGATGAATCCATTTTGACCGGAGAAAGTTTACCCATAGAAAAAACGCAAGGCAACAATTTAATTGGTAGTAGCATTGTCACCGACGGGAATGTGAAAGCTTACGTCACAGCAGTAGGAAAAGAAACCGTTTTGCAAAGCATCTTAAAAATGGTTAAAGAGGCTCAGGCAGAAAAACCGCCTATGCAACAGTTGGCAGATAAAATTAGTGCCATTTTTATTCCAACAGTTTTGGGCATTGCAGTATTGTGTTTTTTAGGTAATTATTTTGTAGCAGATTATAGTTTCTCCACGAGTCTTTTACGCAGTGTAGCCGTATTGGTAATTGCCTGCCCATGTGCAATGGGTTTAGCCACCCCGGCGGCAATAGCAGTGGGTCTGGGAAGGGCAGCCAAGCATGGTATTTTGTTTAAGAACGCTCGCAGCTTAGAAGTTTTTAAAGATATAAGGCAAATCGTTTTTGATAAAACAGGTACTTTAACAACCGGTGAATTTTCTATTAGCAATTTTTCTGTTATTGGCAATGTATCAGAAGATGATTTTAAAAGAATTATTTTTTCAATGGAGAAGTTTTCCAACCACCCTATTGCCAAAACAATTACAAAAAACTGGAAAACCAGCCATACATATATTTGGAAAAAAATTGAGGAAATAAAGGGTATTGGCTTAAAAGCAGAAGATAAAGATGGAAATATTTTCTGGGCCGCCTCTTATAAAAAAGCGAAAGGCCTAACCCCGGAATTATCACATAACATTTATTTAATAAAAAACGACCTCTTACTTGGCTGGATAGATGTGCAAGATAAAATTCGACCCGAAGTGCAGGATGTCGTTAACCAACTACATCGCAGCGGGCTAAAAACAATTTTACTTAGTGGTGATAGCGAGCAAAAATGTACTGCTATTGCAAAACAAATAGGTATCGATGTATTTTATGCGGAACAAACACCAGAACAAAAATTAGAAAAAATTACAGCATTAAATGCAGATCTGCCAACGGCGATGGTTGGCGACGGTATTAATGACGCACCTGCTTTAGCAAAGGCAACCATCGGCATATCATTGAGTGATGCATCACAAATAGCTATTCAGAGCGCCCAAGTAATTTTAATGAATGACGGTCTGAAAAGCCTACCCTTAGCACTTGGTCTCGGCAAACATACTTATTCAACAATAAAGCAAAACCTATTTTGGGCCTTCGCCTATAATATCGTAGCTATTCCGGTCGCTTGTTTTGGCTTGCTAAGTCCATCATTTGCTGCATTAGCCATGGGTTTCAGCGATATAATATTAGGTTTTAACTCAATAAGACTTCGTTGGAAAAATGTAAGTTAA
- the tsaE gene encoding tRNA (adenosine(37)-N6)-threonylcarbamoyltransferase complex ATPase subunit type 1 TsaE, with protein MSFTFTQENIQEVAEKLWLTHSDKKIWAFYAPMGAGKTTFIKTLCNEVLKSKDIISSPTFAIINEYESTVADKIFHMDWYRLEDEDEAIQTGVEEVLMGGYLCLVEWPEKAPMLLPEDTLFLEIDILSESERMIFEKK; from the coding sequence ATGTCTTTCACATTTACACAAGAAAATATTCAGGAGGTTGCTGAAAAGCTTTGGTTGACGCATTCCGATAAAAAGATTTGGGCATTTTATGCACCAATGGGAGCAGGTAAAACTACTTTTATTAAAACGCTGTGCAACGAGGTCTTGAAATCTAAAGACATTATTAGCAGTCCCACATTTGCCATCATTAATGAATATGAGAGCACCGTTGCAGACAAAATTTTTCACATGGATTGGTATCGCCTTGAGGATGAAGATGAGGCTATACAGACTGGCGTAGAGGAAGTTTTAATGGGTGGCTATCTGTGCTTGGTAGAATGGCCGGAGAAAGCTCCGATGCTCCTTCCTGAGGATACCTTATTTTTGGAGATAGATATTTTGTCGGAATCGGAACGTATGATTTTTGAGAAAAAATAG
- a CDS encoding alanine dehydrogenase, with protein MPSSKPIINTAFSYETLEETLDIKQKSAKLSIGIPKEIAFQEDRIALIPEAVSVLVNNGHQVTIQSKAGVGSKFSDKDYSEAGAKIVNSAEEVYRQPIIIKSAPITVADLPNLQRNQIIISPLNHSLLRKEIIEELAKKKITTLGFELLKDDSGTFPIVRSMSEIAGSAAMLLAGQFLACSNNGKGVLLGGISGIPPTKVIIIGAGVVGEFATRTALAMGASVKVFDNNVYRLKRLQNNLGFRVWTSVIEPKILAKQLKTCEVAVGALGSEKGRVPVVVSEQMVERMRPGSVILDVCIDRGGCFETSELTSHEKPIFRKHDVIHYCVPNIASGFAQTASHAISNVLMPLILKIADEGGLDSILWHNFNLRNGIYMYKGHLTNFYLSERFDIKYTDLNLLLATSKR; from the coding sequence ATGCCTTCTTCAAAACCAATAATTAATACCGCTTTCAGCTATGAAACACTGGAAGAAACTTTGGATATAAAACAAAAAAGTGCTAAACTTTCTATTGGAATTCCAAAAGAAATTGCTTTTCAGGAAGATCGAATAGCATTGATACCCGAAGCGGTAAGTGTTTTGGTCAATAATGGTCATCAAGTAACGATACAATCGAAAGCTGGAGTGGGTAGTAAGTTTAGCGATAAAGATTACAGTGAAGCCGGTGCCAAAATTGTAAATAGTGCCGAAGAGGTTTATAGGCAACCCATCATTATAAAAAGTGCGCCTATTACTGTAGCAGATTTGCCGAATTTGCAACGTAATCAAATCATTATTTCACCACTCAATCATTCTCTTTTAAGAAAAGAAATTATTGAAGAATTAGCAAAGAAAAAAATCACTACTTTAGGCTTCGAATTATTAAAAGATGATAGTGGTACTTTCCCTATTGTGCGCAGTATGAGTGAAATTGCTGGCAGTGCGGCTATGTTGCTGGCTGGTCAATTTTTGGCCTGTTCCAATAATGGAAAGGGTGTATTGCTTGGTGGCATTAGTGGTATTCCTCCAACGAAAGTTATCATTATCGGCGCAGGTGTGGTTGGGGAGTTTGCTACACGCACGGCATTAGCAATGGGGGCTTCTGTAAAAGTTTTTGATAACAATGTGTATCGATTAAAAAGATTGCAAAATAATCTTGGTTTTCGGGTATGGACGAGTGTAATTGAACCGAAAATACTGGCCAAACAGCTGAAAACTTGCGAAGTGGCAGTAGGCGCTTTGGGTAGTGAAAAGGGTCGCGTACCTGTAGTTGTTTCAGAGCAAATGGTAGAACGGATGCGTCCGGGAAGCGTAATTTTAGATGTGTGTATTGATAGAGGTGGTTGCTTCGAGACCAGTGAACTGACTTCACATGAAAAACCTATTTTTCGTAAACACGATGTAATACATTATTGTGTGCCTAATATCGCCAGCGGCTTTGCACAAACTGCAAGCCATGCCATCAGTAATGTGTTAATGCCACTTATTTTAAAAATTGCGGACGAAGGTGGATTAGATTCCATACTGTGGCACAATTTTAATTTGCGCAATGGTATTTATATGTACAAAGGGCATTTGACTAATTTTTATTTAAGTGAACGGTTCGATATTAAATATACTGATTTGAACTTACTGCTTGCAACAAGTAAGAGATAG